Proteins encoded together in one Rhizobacter sp. J219 window:
- a CDS encoding DsrE family protein — MSDANFTAAGIAILLWASEPEAPHRLATPFFHAAAAAALDMPVEVYFTARSVRLLEPGVAAALRASEHPKTVYDAMREAVAHGAVFYACSDALAAHGLAAGPLIPECTRRGGAVQFMARAADLRWRTLVF, encoded by the coding sequence ATGAGCGACGCCAACTTCACCGCCGCGGGCATCGCGATCCTGCTCTGGGCCAGCGAGCCCGAGGCCCCGCATCGCCTGGCCACACCGTTCTTCCATGCCGCGGCGGCCGCGGCGCTCGACATGCCGGTCGAGGTCTACTTCACGGCGCGCAGCGTGCGGCTGCTGGAGCCGGGCGTGGCGGCGGCGCTGCGCGCGTCGGAGCACCCCAAGACGGTCTACGACGCGATGCGCGAAGCCGTCGCGCACGGCGCCGTCTTCTACGCCTGCAGTGATGCGCTGGCCGCTCATGGCCTCGCCGCCGGCCCGCTGATCCCCGAGTGCACCCGGCGTGGCGGCGCGGTGCAGTTCATGGCCCGCGCGGCCGACCTGCGCTGGCGTACGCTGGTGTTCTGA
- the hpxZ gene encoding oxalurate catabolism protein HpxZ, translating into MDINRPEVLAEVTAAFHRYEDALVHNKVEVLDELFWQSPHTLRYGATENLYGYDEIAAFRAARPSSGLARTLLRTVITTYGDSFATANVEFQRSGASRPGRQSQTWMKTPDGWRVVAAHVSLLA; encoded by the coding sequence ATGGACATCAACCGACCCGAGGTGCTGGCGGAAGTCACCGCCGCCTTCCACCGCTACGAAGACGCGCTGGTCCACAACAAGGTCGAGGTGCTGGACGAGCTGTTCTGGCAGAGCCCGCACACGCTGCGCTACGGCGCCACCGAAAACCTCTACGGCTACGACGAGATCGCGGCCTTTCGCGCCGCGCGGCCGTCCAGCGGCCTGGCGCGCACGCTGCTGCGCACCGTCATCACCACCTACGGCGACAGCTTCGCCACGGCCAATGTCGAGTTCCAGCGCAGCGGCGCCAGCCGCCCCGGCCGCCAGAGCCAGACCTGGATGAAGACCCCCGACGGCTGGCGCGTGGTGGCCGCGCATGTAAGCTTGTTGGCATGA
- the gmhA gene encoding D-sedoheptulose 7-phosphate isomerase produces MSPHIQQTLIDARAALDALIANEATLRAIDTAGTLLADTFTREGRVFSCGNGGSMCDAMHFAEELSGRYRQDRPALGAASISDPSHISCVGNDYGYEHIFSRYLEGHGRSGDVLLGISTSGTSRNVVAAAEMAKKKGMKVIALTGKPGATLGTLADIEICTPGGKFADRSQELHIKVIHILIEAVERRLFPQNYAGG; encoded by the coding sequence ATGAGCCCCCATATCCAGCAGACCCTGATCGACGCGCGCGCCGCGCTCGACGCCCTGATCGCCAACGAAGCCACGCTGCGCGCCATCGACACCGCCGGCACACTGCTCGCCGACACCTTCACCCGCGAAGGCCGTGTCTTCAGCTGTGGCAACGGCGGCTCGATGTGCGATGCAATGCACTTCGCCGAAGAACTCTCCGGCCGCTACCGGCAGGACCGCCCCGCGCTCGGCGCCGCGTCCATCAGCGACCCGTCGCACATCAGCTGCGTCGGCAACGACTATGGCTACGAACACATCTTCTCGCGCTACCTCGAAGGCCACGGCCGCAGCGGCGACGTGCTGCTGGGCATCAGCACCAGCGGCACCAGCCGCAACGTGGTGGCCGCCGCCGAGATGGCGAAGAAGAAGGGCATGAAGGTGATCGCGCTCACCGGCAAACCGGGTGCGACGCTCGGCACGCTCGCCGACATCGAGATCTGCACCCCCGGCGGCAAGTTCGCCGACCGCTCGCAGGAGCTGCACATCAAGGTGATCCACATCCTCATCGAGGCGGTGGAGCGGAGGTTGTTTCCGCAGAACTACGCGGGCGGCTGA
- a CDS encoding DUF3365 domain-containing protein — protein MKLLVKFNLVFLLVFAIGLGASGYVARKLLQQGAQDEVLDRARLLMESAMAVSTYTATQVAPLLQTQMTYNFLPQSVPAYSSSEVLNALRKNHPEYAYKPAMLNPTNPRDRAQDWEEDVISRFKQSPEEKEFIGQRETPSGLVTYIARPIKITNPECLRCHSTVEAAPKPLVEKYGPANGFGWNLNEVLGAQVVSVPMSVPLERADRNFTVVMGLLTGVFLLIGLTLNLMLWKLVIQPVSKLSQLSDRVSLGELDAPEFNVTSKDEIGTLAESFTRMRKSMVHAMKMLDS, from the coding sequence ATGAAGCTGCTCGTCAAGTTCAACCTCGTGTTCCTGCTGGTCTTCGCGATCGGCCTCGGCGCTTCGGGGTACGTCGCACGCAAGCTGCTGCAGCAAGGCGCACAAGACGAAGTGCTGGACCGTGCGCGCCTCTTGATGGAAAGCGCGATGGCCGTCAGCACCTACACCGCCACGCAGGTGGCGCCGCTCCTGCAGACGCAGATGACCTACAACTTCCTGCCGCAGTCGGTGCCGGCGTATTCGTCGTCGGAAGTGCTCAACGCCCTGCGCAAGAACCACCCCGAATACGCCTACAAGCCGGCCATGCTCAACCCCACCAACCCGCGCGACCGTGCGCAGGACTGGGAGGAAGACGTGATCTCGCGCTTCAAGCAGTCTCCCGAGGAAAAGGAATTCATCGGCCAGCGCGAGACGCCCTCGGGGCTCGTGACCTACATCGCACGTCCGATCAAGATCACCAACCCCGAGTGCCTGCGCTGCCACAGCACGGTGGAAGCCGCGCCCAAGCCGCTGGTCGAGAAGTACGGCCCGGCCAACGGCTTCGGCTGGAACCTCAACGAAGTGCTGGGCGCGCAGGTGGTGTCGGTGCCGATGTCGGTGCCGCTGGAGCGGGCCGACCGCAACTTCACCGTGGTGATGGGCCTCCTGACCGGCGTGTTCCTGCTGATCGGCCTCACGCTCAACTTGATGCTGTGGAAGCTCGTGATCCAGCCGGTGAGCAAGCTGTCGCAGCTGTCCGACCGGGTGAGCCTCGGCGAGCTCGATGCGCCGGAGTTCAACGTGACGTCGAAAGACGAGATCGGCACTTTGGCGGAATCGTTCACGCGCATGCGCAAGAGCATGGTCCACGCGATGAAGATGCTCGACAGCTGA
- a CDS encoding serine/threonine-protein kinase yields MSHPAQLGKYPITGVLGKGAMGVVYKAFDPVINRPVAIKTIHKALIGQDLSGSSTTARFKNEARAVGRMSHPGIVAIYEYGEDADTAYIAMEYVEGRTLSQILHASPRPPECDVLTIMDQLLAALDCAHRHGVWHRDIKPANLLVTNSGQLKVTDFGIARIESVVLTQITSTIGTPGYMAPEQYIGENVDHRIDVFAAGAILYGMLVGHPPFQGSAESVMYKVVNDHPVPPSKVPDSGRPAFYDPIIAKALAKKPADRYQSVAEFRAALAKRDLSAEADTGETTVIVVREDSPPAPPVGVLEPPSGVPRSAATAIPGWDPATLHQVELALASFVGPMAKVMVRKAARDFHDVHGLKTTLCDQLGSEQDRQRFMAKFDAVTSPGQIGHASGGSKVTAATTRTQAPATQPGSGGVAVGTAITAETLAHATRVLSASIGPIASIVVKKSAAKAQTLEQLYALLGEQVNAGPERDKLLAALRKPAR; encoded by the coding sequence ATGTCCCATCCCGCACAGCTTGGCAAGTACCCCATCACGGGCGTCCTCGGCAAGGGCGCGATGGGCGTCGTCTACAAGGCCTTCGACCCGGTCATCAACCGGCCGGTGGCGATCAAGACCATCCACAAGGCGCTGATCGGGCAAGACCTCTCCGGCTCGTCGACCACCGCCCGCTTCAAGAACGAGGCCCGCGCGGTGGGGCGCATGTCGCACCCCGGCATCGTCGCGATCTACGAATACGGCGAAGACGCCGACACCGCCTACATCGCGATGGAGTACGTGGAGGGCCGCACGCTCTCGCAGATCCTCCACGCGTCGCCGCGGCCGCCCGAGTGCGACGTGCTCACGATCATGGACCAGCTGTTGGCCGCGCTCGACTGCGCGCATCGGCACGGCGTGTGGCACCGTGACATCAAGCCGGCCAACCTGCTCGTCACCAACAGCGGGCAGCTGAAGGTCACCGACTTCGGCATTGCGCGCATCGAGTCGGTGGTGCTGACGCAGATCACGTCCACCATCGGCACGCCGGGCTACATGGCGCCCGAGCAGTACATCGGCGAAAACGTCGACCACCGCATCGACGTGTTCGCCGCCGGCGCCATCCTCTACGGCATGCTGGTCGGCCACCCGCCCTTCCAGGGTTCGGCCGAATCGGTCATGTACAAGGTGGTCAACGACCACCCGGTGCCGCCGAGCAAGGTGCCCGATTCCGGCCGCCCGGCCTTCTACGACCCCATCATCGCCAAGGCGCTGGCGAAGAAGCCCGCCGACCGCTACCAGAGCGTGGCCGAGTTCCGCGCCGCACTCGCCAAGCGCGACCTCTCGGCCGAGGCCGACACCGGCGAGACCACGGTGATCGTGGTGCGCGAGGATTCCCCGCCGGCGCCACCGGTGGGCGTGCTGGAGCCACCGAGTGGCGTGCCGCGATCGGCCGCCACCGCCATCCCCGGCTGGGACCCGGCCACGCTGCACCAGGTGGAGCTGGCGCTGGCCTCGTTCGTCGGCCCGATGGCCAAGGTGATGGTGCGCAAGGCCGCGCGCGACTTCCACGACGTGCACGGCCTCAAGACCACGCTGTGCGACCAGCTCGGCAGCGAGCAGGACCGGCAGCGCTTCATGGCGAAGTTCGACGCCGTCACCTCGCCCGGCCAGATCGGCCATGCGAGCGGTGGCTCCAAGGTCACCGCCGCCACCACGCGCACCCAGGCGCCGGCCACGCAGCCGGGCAGCGGTGGCGTGGCGGTGGGCACCGCGATCACCGCCGAGACCCTGGCGCATGCCACGCGCGTGCTCAGCGCCAGCATCGGCCCGATCGCCAGCATCGTCGTCAAGAAGAGCGCCGCCAAGGCGCAGACCCTGGAGCAGCTCTACGCACTGCTGGGCGAACAGGTCAACGCCGGGCCGGAGCGCGACAAGCTGCTGGCCGCGCTGCGCAAGCCGGCGCGCTGA
- a CDS encoding NnrU family protein has translation MTLLILGLVLFLGIHSVSIVAPAWRDAQAARSEMGWKGIYTVVAIVGFVLIVYGYGEARLTAPLLYAPPTWMRHLSMLLLLPVFPLLLAAYLPGRIKTAAKHPMLAATKLWALAHLLANGTLADVLLFGGFLVWAVADRISFKRRVQRPTLGAPPSAANDLIAIVGGLALYGLFVWRAHAWLVGVSPFGKAL, from the coding sequence ATGACCCTGCTGATCCTCGGACTCGTCCTCTTTCTCGGCATCCACTCGGTGTCGATCGTCGCCCCTGCGTGGCGCGACGCCCAGGCTGCGCGCAGCGAGATGGGCTGGAAAGGCATCTACACGGTGGTGGCCATCGTGGGCTTCGTGCTCATCGTCTACGGCTACGGCGAAGCACGGCTGACCGCGCCGCTGCTGTACGCACCGCCCACCTGGATGCGGCACCTGTCCATGCTGTTGCTGCTGCCGGTGTTCCCGCTGCTGCTGGCCGCCTACCTGCCCGGGCGCATCAAGACCGCCGCCAAACACCCGATGCTCGCCGCCACCAAGCTCTGGGCGCTGGCGCACCTGCTGGCCAACGGCACCTTGGCCGATGTGCTGCTCTTCGGCGGCTTCCTCGTGTGGGCGGTGGCCGACCGCATCTCGTTCAAGCGGCGCGTGCAGCGCCCGACCCTCGGGGCGCCGCCGAGCGCGGCCAACGACCTCATCGCGATCGTCGGGGGGCTGGCGCTCTACGGCCTCTTCGTGTGGCGCGCCCATGCCTGGCTGGTCGGCGTGTCGCCGTTCGGCAAGGCGCTTTGA
- a CDS encoding GntR family transcriptional regulator, which translates to MKAPATKKTASAKAPPANPRDLTRSEAAYRRLKAAIFDFVLLPGDGFTESDMAERLGMSRTPVREALFRLELEGYVKVAFRSGWSVAPFDFRKLEELYDLRVMIECTAVDRLCTQDPMPDLGLLKAIWLVSEKERKTDTAEVAALDEAFHATLVSAAGNLQMARVHAEVTDGIRIVRRLDFTQPPRIAATYDEHAKILRAILARRADPAKLMLRTHIEASKAEVRKITIHKLHSARPATADL; encoded by the coding sequence ATGAAAGCCCCGGCCACGAAGAAGACTGCAAGCGCCAAAGCGCCGCCGGCCAACCCGCGTGACCTCACCCGCTCCGAAGCGGCCTATCGCCGCCTCAAGGCCGCCATCTTCGACTTCGTGCTGCTGCCCGGCGACGGCTTCACCGAGAGCGACATGGCCGAGCGCCTGGGCATGTCGCGCACGCCGGTGCGCGAGGCGCTGTTCCGGCTGGAACTCGAAGGCTATGTGAAGGTGGCCTTTCGCAGCGGCTGGAGCGTGGCGCCGTTCGACTTCCGCAAGCTCGAAGAGCTGTACGACCTGCGCGTGATGATCGAGTGCACCGCCGTCGACCGCCTCTGCACACAAGATCCGATGCCCGACCTCGGCCTGCTCAAGGCGATCTGGCTGGTGTCTGAAAAAGAGCGCAAGACCGACACCGCCGAGGTGGCCGCGCTCGACGAAGCCTTCCACGCCACGCTCGTGAGCGCGGCCGGCAACCTGCAGATGGCGCGTGTGCATGCGGAGGTGACCGACGGCATCCGCATCGTGCGCCGGCTCGATTTCACCCAGCCGCCGCGCATCGCCGCCACCTACGACGAGCACGCGAAGATCCTGCGCGCCATCCTCGCGCGTCGCGCCGACCCGGCCAAGCTGATGCTGCGCACCCACATCGAGGCCAGCAAGGCCGAGGTGCGCAAGATCACCATCCACAAGCTGCACAGCGCCCGCCCGGCTACCGCCGATTTGTAG